AGCAGGGAGCAACCTTCACCGTCAGGCTACCGCTGATCAAGGAAACTGCCGGCTTAGAGAACGAACCGAGTCCCAATTCTTCAGCCGATGAGCTTGCAACTTCACCGCTTGCCGGTCTTTCTATCCTGGTTGTGGATGATGACGCAGATACTCGTGACTATATCAGTTTTGTGTTGGAGCAAGCCGGCGCAACGGTGATTTGCGCCGCATCGGCAGATGAAGCACTGCAAGTATTGGTGCAATCAACCGCAGACATCTTACTCAGTGACATTGGGATGCCAGAGATGGATGGCTATATGCTGATGCGGCGCGTGCGAGCGATACCATCTGATCGAGGTGGACAAATTCCTGCAATCGCCCTCACTGCCTATGCGGGGGAAATGAACCAGCAACAGGCGATCGCCGCCGGCTTTCAACGGCACATCGCCAAACCTGTAGAGCCAGAATACCTAATTCAGGCGATAACTTCGTTAAGCGCTGCTAACGCAGCCTTGGTCAGGCACCTCTGAATAACGCAATCTCATTCCCGTTGCATTTCCCATTCTCCACTCGCTCGCTGACTCAAAACCCATGACTGAAACTTCTTCTAAACCCATTGCCATAACCGCCTCTTTACCTGCCAATGAGGTAGAAAGATTAGAGGCACTGCGGCGATACAAGATTCTGGATACTCCACCTGAATCGGCATTCGATCGCATTACGTCACTAGCGGCTCGTCTGTTTGATGTGCCAATCGCCCTAGTCTCTCTGGTAGACGAATCGAGAGCCTGGTTCAAGTCCGGCTACGGCTTTGAGGTACGGGAAGTGCAACGGGATGCTACCATTTGCAGCTTTGCGCTGTTATCTGACGATGTTCTAGTCATTCCCGACACCCGGCAAGACAAGCGCCTCACCTGTAATCCATTCGTACAAAATGAACCAGGTCTGCGGTTTTATGCGGGTGCACCGTTGATTACCCAAGATGGCTTTAACCTCGGCACGCTTTGTTTGTTAGATATGAAACCGCGTAATGCCTTAACTGATGAGCAAAAAGCGACTTTGGCAGATTTGGCGGCAATGGTTGTGGACGAATTAGAGCTACGGCTGGCAGCGCGTAAAATTGCTCAACTGGATGCGGCTCTGCTAGAGGTGACGCAGGGCGTTTCTGCCGTGACGGGTGAGGCATTTTTTTCGGCTCTGGTACAACACTTCACGAAGGCACTGGGAAGCGATTATACCTATATTGGTTTGCTCACTGGAGGCGACCCGGAAGCGATTACAACAATCGTGGCTTGTGCTAAAGGTAAAATTATCGACAACTTTGAATATCTGTTGCAGGACACACCTTGCCGAGAAGTCATTCGACAACAAAAAATGTGTTGCTACCCCCGTGGTGTGCAAGCGTTATTTCCCAAAGCTCCCCTTCTAGAACCCTTGAACGTGGAAAGCTATGTGGCAATTCCGTTCTTTGACTCGGCAGGCAAACCGTTAGGCTTGCTAGGCGTGATGGACGGCAAGCCGTTGGAAAATGTTCAGCTTGCAGAATCCCTGCTGACAATTTTTGCCCTACGGGTTGCGACTGAACTAGAGCGGCAACAGACCGAGGAGATGCGAACACAAACGCTGATCAAAGAGCAGCATTATAGCCGGCAACTGCATGGCTTGACGCAGGCAGCATTAGCGATCAACGCAACCCTTTCTGTTGAAGAAGTGCTGCAAGTGATTACCGAGCAGGCATATCAAATCATTGGCACTCACCAGTCGGTCACAAGCCTGACAATCGATCAAAACTGGGCACAGGCAATTAATGCTGTTTACCTGTCCGACAAGTATGCCCAGTGGCAAGACTATAACGACCAGACGGATGGATCTGGAATCTATGCCTGTGTCTGTCATTTGAACCGATCCATGCGAATGACCCAGGCAGAACTGGAAGCTCACCCCAGGTGGAAAGGGTTTGGCGAGGCAGCAGACAGGCATCCCCCCATGCGCGGTTGGTTGGTTGCTCCTCTCGTGGGGCGAGACGGACGCAACATTGGGTTAATCCAGCTATCCGATAAGTACGAAGGTGAGTTTACAGAAGAAGACGAAGCGATTCTGGTGCAACTGGCACAAATGGCATCGGTGGCTGTTGAAAACACGCGGCTGTATGAAGCCCAACAGCGTGCCCGCACACAAGCAGAGTCAGCGAACCGGATTAAGGATGAGTTTTTAGCCGTGTTGTCCCATGAGTTGCGCTCGCCCCTCAATCCGATTCTGGGCTGGGCAAGGCTCCTTCGCGAACGCAAGCTGGATGAAAAAGCCACAGATCGTGCCCTAGCAACGATCGAGCGCAACGCTAAATTGCAAACGCAACTGATTGAAGATTTGCTCGATGTCTCTCGAATTCTTCAAGGAAAGTTGAGCCTCAATGTCTGTCCCGTTAATTTGCCATCCATCATTAAAGCGGCAATGGAAACAGTCCGTCTGGCAGCAGAGGCGAAGTCAATTGAAATTCAGATGCGATTTAAACCGGCTATTGGTCAAGTTGCCGGTGATTCAACCCGCTTGCAACAAGTGGTGTGGAATCTGCTATCCAACGCGGTTAAGTTCACTCCAACTGGCGGACAGATAGAAATCACATTAGAGCAAATCGCGTCTGAGGCACAAATTCAGGTGAGGGATACGGGCAAGGGAATTTCTCCAGATTTTTTGCCCCATGT
Above is a genomic segment from Microcoleus sp. FACHB-68 containing:
- a CDS encoding GAF domain-containing protein; this translates as MTETSSKPIAITASLPANEVERLEALRRYKILDTPPESAFDRITSLAARLFDVPIALVSLVDESRAWFKSGYGFEVREVQRDATICSFALLSDDVLVIPDTRQDKRLTCNPFVQNEPGLRFYAGAPLITQDGFNLGTLCLLDMKPRNALTDEQKATLADLAAMVVDELELRLAARKIAQLDAALLEVTQGVSAVTGEAFFSALVQHFTKALGSDYTYIGLLTGGDPEAITTIVACAKGKIIDNFEYLLQDTPCREVIRQQKMCCYPRGVQALFPKAPLLEPLNVESYVAIPFFDSAGKPLGLLGVMDGKPLENVQLAESLLTIFALRVATELERQQTEEMRTQTLIKEQHYSRQLHGLTQAALAINATLSVEEVLQVITEQAYQIIGTHQSVTSLTIDQNWAQAINAVYLSDKYAQWQDYNDQTDGSGIYACVCHLNRSMRMTQAELEAHPRWKGFGEAADRHPPMRGWLVAPLVGRDGRNIGLIQLSDKYEGEFTEEDEAILVQLAQMASVAVENTRLYEAQQRARTQAESANRIKDEFLAVLSHELRSPLNPILGWARLLRERKLDEKATDRALATIERNAKLQTQLIEDLLDVSRILQGKLSLNVCPVNLPSIIKAAMETVRLAAEAKSIEIQMRFKPAIGQVAGDSTRLQQVVWNLLSNAVKFTPTGGQIEITLEQIASEAQIQVRDTGKGISPDFLPHVFEYFRQADSTTTRKFGGLGLGLAIVRQLVELHGGTVAADSPGEGQGATFTVRLPLRRESATPKDETATTNLFTTVPDTLPLTNIRILVVDDEADSLDFLAFVLEQAGAEVTATASAIAALQLLTQSKPDILISDIGMPEMDGYMLMRQVRLLESEQENNIAAIALTAYAGEMNQQQALAAGFQRHIAKPVDPETLVQQIKNMVNCI